The following are encoded together in the Zingiber officinale cultivar Zhangliang chromosome 8A, Zo_v1.1, whole genome shotgun sequence genome:
- the LOC122007856 gene encoding pumilio homolog 5-like isoform X4 — protein MPGHLASIEKSVNLQSSQYESSNRSTTLGDGVSTTGGICSDPGDIENEVRKLKLSAHNLKNHQLCQNPQQVGMPSRGSSSHSLGNESQIIAEGISHSQGMGFSLSHGHPGQPKLTSADMQSSLQSASFAPSLYITGSGFGTPYYHNFQFPGLPPQFSINGCTLNPSVVPQLINVYPHPHSSIPVPFDNPVGSNFTARASESPSGGGIVSGVDMHYKNYEQLTVQPHFPDPLYVPFCQHPSVDAFQTPGQYDPMICTVGAIGIIPGNCDAQKISGYPPHLIDHRPQIPRISASTPDSTKGIPFSPSYYGSPASIDVMQLPSSPLASHVFIGSQLPSSPLASPVFIGSPVAGAGFSGRKNENIKFPFGSEKNTTASGWKSQRGCEKVDDPLHSFLEELKSNKARRYELSDISGRIVEFSSDQHGSRFIQQKLENCSIQDKASVFKEILPHASSLMTDVFGNYVIQKVYAGVLHNLHLLVSDHKFVIILPRASSLMTDVFGNYVIQKFFEHGTPEQRNELAYKLVCNVLPLSLQMYGCRVIQKALEVIELDLKTQLVQELDGHVMKCVRDQNGNHVIQKCIECVPTEKITFIISAFHGQVATLSTHPYGCRVIQRVLEHCTDESQSRCIVDEILQSVCQLAQDQYGNYVTQHVLEKGKPHERSQIISKLSGKILQMCQHKFASNVVEKCIKYGNAEERDHLIKEIIGETEDSDNLLVMMKDQFGNYVIQKILDSCTDKQREILVNRIKVHLQSLKKYTYGKHIVARVEQLCADAPESPES, from the exons ATGCCTGGTCACTTAGCTTCAATTGAGAAGTCAGTGAATTTGCAATCAAGTCAATATGAATCAAGCAATCGAAGCACCACATTGGGGGATGGTGTTTCAACTACCGGTGGAATTTGTTCAGATCCTGGTGACATTGAAAATGAAGTTAGGAAGTTAAAATTATCTGCTCATAACCTCAAAAATCATCAATTATGCCAAAACCCTCAGCAAGTTGGCATGCCATCACGTGGCTCTTCTTCTCATTCTCTAGGTAATGAGTCTCAAATTATTGCTGAAGGAATTTCTCATTCTCAGGGTATGGGCTTTAGCTTATCTCATGGTCATCCTGGTCAACCGAAGTTAACCTCAGCTGATATGCAATCATCATTGCAATCTGCTAGTTTTGCCCCATCATTATATATTACAGGATCTGGATTTGGAACTCCATACTATCACAATTTTCAATTTCCAGGTTTACCTCCTCAATTCAGCATCAATGGATGCACATTGAATCCCTCAGTAGTGCCTCAACTTATTAATGTGTATCCCCATCCCCATAGTTCAATTCCAGTGCCTTTTGATAATCCAGTGGGATCAAACTTCACCGCTAGAGCTTCTGAGAGTCCCAGTGGGGGAGGTATTGTTTCTGGAGTTGATATGCACTACAAGAACTATGAACAGCTAACTGTTCAGCCTCACTTTCCTGATCCCTTGTACGTACCTTTTTGTCAGCATCCCTCTGTGGATGCATTTCAAACCCCAGGTCAATATGATCCAATGATCTGTACGGTTGGTGCTATTGGAATCATACCAGGTAATTGTGATGCACAAAAGATTTCAGGTTATCCTCCCCATTTAATTGATCATAGGCCTCAAATTCCAAGAATTTCTGCAAGCACTCCTGATTCTACTAAAGGAATTCCTTTTAGTCCCAGCTACTATGGAAGCCCTGCTAGCATTGATGTCATGCAATTGCCAAGCTCTCCACTTGCCTCTCATGTTTTTATTGGGTCTCAATTGCCAAGCTCTCCACTTGCCAGTCCTGTTTTTATTGGGTCACCAGTAGCAGGTGCAGGTTTTTCAGGAAGGAAAAATGAAAACATTAAATTTCCATTTGGTTCTGAAAAAAACACAACTGCTTCTGGATGGAAAAGCCAAAGAGGATGTGAGAAGGTTGATGATCCATTGCATTCTTTCTTGGAAGAGCTGAAGTCTAATAAAGCACGAAGATATGAATTGTCTGATATTTCTGGGCGTATTGTTGAATTTAG TTCTGATCAACATGGGAGTAGATTTATACAACAAAAATTGGAGAATTGCAGCATACAAGATAAGGCATCTGTTTTCAAGGAAATCCTTCCACATGCTTCTTCATTAATGACTGATGTGTTTGGAAACTATGTCATTCAAAAGGTATATGCTGGAGTGTTGCATAATTTGCATCTATTAGTTTCTGACCATAAATTTGTAATAATCCTTCCACGTGCTTCTTCATTAATGACTGATGTGTTTGGAAACTATGTCATTCAAAAG TTTTTTGAGCATGGAACTCCTGAACAGAGGAATGAACTTGCTTATAAGCTTGTTTGCAATGTGTTGCCTTTGAGCCTTCAGATGTACGGCTGTCGTGTAATTCAAAAG GCTCTTGAGGTTATTGAGCTTGATCTGAAAACACAGCTTGTGCAAGAACTTGATGGACATGTCATGAAATGTGTCAGAGATCAGAATGGGAATCATGTTATTCAAAAATGCATTGAGTGCGTACCTACTGAAAAAATCACTTTCATAATATCTGCATTTCATGGTCAAGTTGCAACACTATCAACCCATCCATATGGTTGTCGAGTGATTCAG AGAGTTTTAGAACATTGTACAGATGAGTCCCAAAGTCGGTGCATTGTGGACGAGATTCTGCAATCTGTGTGCCAGCTTGCTCAAGATCAGTATGGCAACTATGTCACTCAG CATGTATTAGAGAAAGGAAAGCCACATGAAAGAAGCCAAATCATCAGCAAGCTATCTGGGAAAATTCTGCAGATGTGCCAGCACAAATTTGCTTCAAATGTTGTTGAGAAGTGTATCAAATATGGTAATGCTGAAGAACGAGATCACTTGATCAAGGAAATAATTGGAGAAACTGAAGACAGTGATAATTTATTG GTAATGATGAAGGATCAATTTGGAAATTATGTGATTCAAAAGATTCTTGATTCATGCACTGATAAACAACGCGAGATCTTGGTCAACCGCATAAAGGTTCATTTGCAGTCCTTAAAGAAATACACTTACGGAAAGCATATTGTTGCCCGGGTTGAACAACTATGTGCAG ATGCTCCTGAATCACCTGAATCATGA